One part of the Streptomyces lydicus genome encodes these proteins:
- a CDS encoding Rv3235 family protein, with protein MTGDNPAPAGATRTTTGSDDTTPRDGNRSPAAPPAQPPATRAALPAPRPPRPAPATRPAPSRTAALPRPRTGPTGPATAPAALPRPRRSPGAGRRPLGPAGSGPRTTGPALPTVGAQRRARESRPHLWFAHQLVLTLSGQRPVHALLGHALPAAYDRLAELAPQAPLRPLLAPGHRAPVPALRECGLCRPRRGVIEAFARIATGERLRALAFRLELGADSRWRCAALDIGPAPAARPSTP; from the coding sequence ATGACCGGCGACAACCCGGCACCGGCCGGCGCCACGCGCACCACGACCGGCTCCGACGACACCACGCCCCGGGACGGCAACCGGTCCCCCGCCGCGCCCCCGGCGCAGCCACCCGCCACCCGGGCGGCGCTCCCCGCGCCCCGGCCCCCTCGGCCGGCGCCGGCCACCCGGCCCGCGCCGTCCCGCACCGCGGCCCTCCCCCGCCCCCGTACGGGCCCCACGGGCCCCGCGACGGCGCCTGCCGCCCTCCCCCGGCCCCGGCGGTCCCCCGGCGCCGGCCGCCGCCCCTTGGGCCCCGCCGGCAGCGGCCCGCGGACCACCGGCCCCGCCCTCCCGACCGTCGGCGCGCAACGCCGGGCCAGGGAGAGCCGGCCGCACCTGTGGTTCGCGCACCAGCTGGTGCTCACGCTCAGCGGCCAGCGGCCCGTCCACGCGCTGCTGGGGCACGCGCTGCCCGCCGCCTACGACCGGCTGGCGGAGCTGGCCCCGCAGGCGCCGCTGCGCCCCCTCCTCGCACCGGGCCACCGCGCCCCGGTCCCGGCCCTGCGGGAGTGCGGGCTGTGCCGGCCCCGGCGCGGCGTCATCGAGGCGTTCGCCCGCATCGCCACCGGCGAACGGCTGCGGGCACTCGCCTTCCGGCTGGAGCTGGGCGCCGACTCCCGCTGGCGCTGCGCCGCCCTCGACATCGGCCCGGCCCCGGCCGCCCGGCCCTCGACGCCCTGA
- a CDS encoding DUF6912 family protein, whose amino-acid sequence MRVYVPLTLSGLAEAHKNGELGPGPLTAYAVTPALREWYVSDDIEELEYAALNRAAQASLRMLAGNPQVARRRVVVAVDVADGAAVADPDAGLDQSALGEVRVAGPVPLSKAAAVHVDAEDAEADVAAAAAALGAADLGDDDAQFTVDGAEDHDLMWFGVQEIPALIG is encoded by the coding sequence ATGCGCGTCTATGTCCCCCTGACCCTCTCCGGTCTCGCGGAGGCGCACAAGAACGGTGAGCTGGGCCCCGGCCCCCTGACCGCGTACGCGGTCACACCCGCGCTGCGCGAGTGGTACGTCTCGGACGACATCGAGGAGCTGGAGTACGCGGCGCTCAACCGCGCGGCCCAGGCGTCACTGCGGATGCTCGCCGGGAACCCGCAGGTCGCGCGGCGCCGGGTGGTGGTGGCCGTGGACGTGGCGGACGGCGCGGCGGTCGCCGACCCGGACGCCGGGCTCGACCAGTCGGCGCTCGGCGAGGTGCGGGTCGCCGGGCCGGTGCCGCTGTCGAAGGCCGCGGCGGTGCACGTCGACGCCGAGGACGCGGAGGCGGACGTCGCGGCGGCCGCGGCGGCGCTCGGCGCGGCGGACCTGGGCGACGACGACGCGCAGTTCACCGTGGACGGTGCCGAGGACCACGACCTCATGTGGTTCGGCGTGCAGGAGATTCCCGCACTGATCGGGTGA
- a CDS encoding HAD family hydrolase gives MEKHATHIVWDWNGTLFHDIDAVIGATNSAFEEIGLAPITLETYRELYCVPIPRFYERLMGRLPSEAEWLVMDEAFHRHYSEHRLRCGLAEGVDLLLEAWQTAGGSQSILSMFGHDELIPLVRGFGIESRFVLVEGRTGPSGGTKSAQMVRHLAALERVDPGRTVVIGDAADDAVAARDVGARAVLYTGGSHSRASLEAAALPGVPVVDTLAEAVELAGALMA, from the coding sequence ATGGAGAAGCACGCCACACACATCGTCTGGGACTGGAACGGCACCCTCTTCCACGACATCGACGCCGTCATCGGGGCGACCAACTCCGCCTTCGAGGAGATCGGGCTGGCGCCGATCACCCTGGAGACGTACCGGGAGCTGTACTGCGTGCCGATTCCGCGGTTCTACGAGCGGCTGATGGGACGGCTCCCGTCGGAGGCGGAGTGGCTGGTGATGGACGAGGCGTTCCACCGGCACTACAGCGAGCACCGGCTGCGCTGCGGCCTGGCCGAGGGCGTGGACCTGCTCCTGGAGGCGTGGCAGACGGCCGGCGGCAGCCAGTCGATCCTCAGCATGTTCGGCCACGACGAGCTGATACCGCTCGTCCGCGGCTTCGGGATCGAGTCGCGGTTCGTCCTGGTGGAGGGGCGTACCGGGCCGTCCGGGGGTACGAAGAGCGCGCAGATGGTGCGGCACCTGGCGGCGCTGGAGCGGGTCGACCCCGGCCGTACGGTCGTGATCGGCGACGCGGCGGACGACGCGGTCGCCGCGCGGGACGTCGGCGCCCGTGCGGTGCTCTACACGGGCGGGTCGCACAGCCGCGCCAGCCTGGAGGCCGCCGCGCTGCCGGGCGTGCCGGTGGTGGACACCCTCGCGGAGGCGGTCGAGCTGGCGGGCGCCCTCATGGCGTAG
- a CDS encoding NAD-glutamate dehydrogenase — protein sequence MQTKLDEAKTELLARAARVVESSQAGGKHPVRGLDPDTLTGYLQRYYLHTAPEDLIDRDPVDVFGAALSHYRLAETRPQGTANVRVHTPTVEENGWTSSHSVVEVVTDDMPFLVDSVTNELSRQGRGIHLVIHPQVTVRRDVTGKLIEVLDCNGDARGNGARKKAAELPHDAVTESWIHVETDRETDREDLHQITADLLRVLSDVREAVEDWDKMRGAALRIGDELPSEPLADDLREMEVEEAQELLRWLSDDHFTFLGYREYELASAPGEGGTQEDVLTAVPGTGLGILRSDPPHRESDSGHPVSPSFNRLPADARAKAREHKLLILTKANSRATVHRPSYLDYVGVKKFDEQGNVIGERRFLGLFSSAAYTESVRRVPVIRRKVAEVLEGAGFSPDSHDGRDLLQILETYPRDELFQTPVDELRSIATSVLYLQERRRLRLFLRQDEYGRYYSALVYLPRDRYTTAVRLRLIDILKEELGGTSVDFTAWNTESVLSRLHFVIRVEPGATLPDLTDADADRIESRLVEAARSWADGFSEALIAEVGEERAAELLRRYGHAFPEGYKADNSPRSAVADLQHLEKLTEEPGKDFSVSLYEPVGAAPGERRFKIYRRGEPVSLSRVLPGLNKLGVEVIDERPHELRCADSSLAWVYDFGLRMPEQVKGDDARERFQEAFTAVWTGAAESDNFNTLVLRAGLNWRQAMVLRAYAKYLRQAGSTFSQTYMEDTLSNNVHTTRLLVSLFEARMSPERQSAGTELTDGLLEELDGALDQVASLDEDRILRAFLTVIKATLRTNHYQRAANGEPHSYLSLKLDPQAIPDLPAPRPAYEIWVYSPRVEGVHLRFGKVARGGLRWSDRREDFRTEILGLVKAQMVKNTVIVPVGAKGGFVGKQLPDPSLDRDAWLAEGIASYKTFISGLLDITDNLVGGEVVPPKNVVRHDEDDTYLVVAADKGTATFSDIANEVAESYGFWLGDAFASGGSAGYDHKGMGITARGAWESVKRHFRELGHDTQTEDFTVVGVGDMSGDVFGNGMLLSEHIRLVAAFDHRHIFIDPNPDAATSYAERRRLFELPRSSWADYNTELLSQGGGIHPRSAKSIPINAQVRAALGIEAGVKKMTPADLMRVILRAPVDLLWNGGIGTYVKSSAESHADVGDKANDAIRVNGEDLRVKVVGEGGNLGLTQLGRIEFATAGGKINTDAIDNSAGVDTSDHEVNIKILLNSVVANGDMTVKQRNKLLAEMTDEVGALVLRNNYAQNTALALAQAQSSSMLHAQQRFMRRLVRDGDLDRALEFLPTDRQIRERLNAGRGLTQPETAVLLAYTKITVSESLIQTQLPDDRYLERLLHAYFPSALHDRFAEQVDGHALRREIITTVLVNDTVNTGGTSFLHRMREETGASLEEVVRAHTAARAIFGLNQVWDDVEALDNIVAADVQTRIRLHSRRLVERGTRWLLNNRPQPLELSETIEFFAERVGQVWSQLPKLLQGSDLEWFQTILEELTGAGVPEPLAVQVSGFSSAFPALDIVAVADRMGKEPLEVAEVYYDLGDRLRINQLLDRILELPRNDRWQSMARASIREDLFAAHAALTAEVLSVGNGSSTPEQRFKAWEEANAAILSRARATLEEIHGSEGFDLANLSVAMRTMRTLLRSHS from the coding sequence ATGCAGACCAAGCTGGACGAAGCCAAGACCGAGCTGCTCGCCAGGGCCGCCCGGGTCGTTGAAAGCAGCCAGGCCGGAGGCAAGCACCCGGTACGCGGCCTCGACCCGGACACCCTCACGGGATACCTCCAGCGCTACTACCTGCACACCGCCCCCGAGGACCTGATCGACCGCGACCCGGTCGACGTCTTCGGCGCCGCGCTCTCGCACTACCGGCTCGCGGAGACGCGTCCGCAGGGCACCGCGAACGTCCGGGTGCACACGCCGACCGTCGAGGAGAACGGCTGGACCAGCAGCCACTCCGTCGTCGAGGTCGTCACCGACGACATGCCCTTCCTGGTCGACTCGGTCACCAACGAGCTCTCCCGCCAGGGCCGCGGCATCCACCTGGTCATCCACCCGCAGGTGACCGTCCGCCGTGACGTCACCGGCAAGCTCATCGAGGTCCTCGACTGCAACGGGGACGCCCGCGGCAACGGCGCCCGGAAGAAGGCCGCCGAGCTGCCGCACGACGCGGTGACCGAGTCCTGGATCCACGTCGAGACCGATCGCGAGACCGACCGCGAGGACCTCCACCAGATCACCGCCGATCTGCTGCGGGTGCTGTCCGACGTGCGCGAGGCCGTCGAGGACTGGGACAAGATGCGCGGTGCCGCCCTGCGCATCGGCGACGAGCTGCCCTCCGAGCCGCTCGCCGACGACCTGCGCGAGATGGAGGTCGAGGAGGCCCAGGAGCTGCTGCGGTGGCTGTCCGACGACCACTTCACCTTCCTCGGCTACCGCGAGTACGAGCTGGCCTCCGCGCCCGGTGAGGGCGGCACCCAGGAGGACGTGCTGACCGCCGTGCCGGGCACCGGACTGGGCATCCTGCGGTCCGACCCGCCGCACCGCGAGAGCGACTCCGGCCACCCCGTCTCGCCGTCCTTCAACCGGCTGCCCGCCGACGCCCGCGCCAAGGCCCGCGAGCACAAGCTGCTCATCCTGACCAAGGCCAACAGCCGCGCCACCGTCCACCGCCCCTCGTACCTCGACTACGTCGGCGTCAAGAAGTTCGACGAGCAGGGCAACGTCATCGGGGAGCGGCGCTTCCTGGGCCTGTTCTCGTCCGCCGCGTACACCGAGTCGGTGCGCCGGGTGCCGGTCATCCGCCGCAAGGTCGCCGAGGTCCTGGAGGGCGCGGGCTTCAGCCCCGACAGCCACGACGGCCGCGACCTGCTGCAGATCCTGGAGACCTACCCCCGCGACGAGCTCTTCCAGACGCCCGTCGACGAGCTGCGGTCCATCGCCACCAGCGTGCTGTACCTCCAGGAGCGCCGCCGGCTGCGCCTGTTCCTCCGCCAGGACGAATACGGCCGCTACTACTCCGCGCTGGTCTACCTCCCGCGCGACCGCTACACCACCGCCGTCCGGCTGCGCCTGATCGACATCCTCAAGGAGGAGCTCGGCGGCACCAGCGTCGACTTCACCGCCTGGAACACAGAGTCGGTCCTCTCCCGGCTGCACTTCGTCATCCGCGTGGAGCCCGGCGCGACCCTGCCCGACCTCACCGACGCGGACGCCGACCGCATCGAGAGCCGGCTGGTCGAGGCCGCCCGCTCCTGGGCCGACGGCTTCTCCGAGGCGCTGATCGCCGAGGTCGGCGAGGAGCGCGCGGCCGAGCTGCTGCGCCGCTACGGCCACGCCTTCCCGGAGGGCTACAAGGCCGACAACAGCCCGCGCAGCGCGGTCGCCGACCTCCAGCACCTGGAGAAGCTCACCGAGGAGCCCGGCAAGGACTTCTCGGTCAGCCTCTACGAGCCGGTCGGCGCGGCCCCCGGGGAGCGCCGCTTCAAGATCTACCGCAGGGGCGAGCCGGTCTCGCTGTCGCGGGTACTGCCCGGCCTGAACAAGCTGGGCGTCGAGGTCATCGACGAGCGGCCGCACGAGCTGCGCTGCGCCGACTCCTCCCTCGCCTGGGTCTACGACTTCGGCCTGCGGATGCCGGAGCAGGTCAAGGGCGACGACGCCCGCGAACGGTTCCAGGAAGCCTTCACGGCCGTGTGGACCGGCGCCGCCGAGAGCGACAACTTCAACACGCTGGTGCTGCGGGCCGGCCTCAACTGGCGCCAGGCGATGGTGCTGCGGGCCTACGCCAAGTACCTGCGGCAGGCCGGGTCGACGTTCAGCCAGACGTACATGGAGGACACCCTCTCCAACAACGTCCACACCACCCGGCTGCTGGTCTCGCTGTTCGAGGCCCGGATGTCCCCCGAGCGCCAGAGCGCGGGCACCGAGCTGACGGACGGGCTGCTGGAGGAGCTGGACGGCGCCCTGGACCAGGTCGCGTCCCTCGACGAGGACCGGATCCTGCGGGCCTTCCTCACCGTCATCAAGGCGACCCTGCGCACCAACCACTACCAGCGGGCCGCCAACGGCGAGCCGCACAGCTACCTCTCCCTCAAGCTGGACCCGCAGGCCATCCCCGACCTGCCGGCGCCCCGCCCGGCGTACGAGATCTGGGTGTACTCGCCCCGCGTCGAGGGCGTCCACCTGCGCTTCGGCAAGGTCGCGCGCGGTGGTCTGCGCTGGTCGGACCGCCGGGAGGACTTCCGTACGGAGATCCTCGGCCTGGTCAAGGCGCAGATGGTCAAGAACACCGTCATCGTGCCGGTCGGCGCCAAGGGCGGCTTCGTCGGCAAGCAGCTGCCGGACCCGTCGCTGGACCGCGACGCCTGGCTCGCCGAGGGCATCGCCTCGTACAAGACCTTCATCTCGGGTCTGCTGGACATCACCGACAACCTCGTCGGTGGCGAGGTCGTCCCCCCGAAGAACGTCGTCCGCCACGACGAGGACGACACCTACCTGGTCGTCGCCGCCGACAAGGGCACCGCGACGTTCTCGGACATCGCCAACGAGGTCGCCGAGTCGTACGGCTTCTGGCTCGGTGACGCCTTCGCCTCCGGCGGCAGCGCCGGATACGACCACAAGGGCATGGGCATCACCGCCCGCGGCGCCTGGGAGTCCGTCAAGCGGCACTTCCGCGAGCTCGGGCACGACACCCAGACCGAGGACTTCACGGTCGTCGGCGTCGGCGACATGTCCGGCGACGTCTTCGGCAACGGCATGCTGCTCAGCGAGCACATCCGCCTGGTCGCCGCCTTCGACCACCGGCACATCTTCATCGACCCCAACCCGGACGCGGCCACCTCCTACGCCGAGCGCCGCCGGCTGTTCGAGCTGCCCCGGTCGTCCTGGGCGGACTACAACACCGAGCTGCTCTCGCAGGGCGGCGGCATCCACCCGCGCTCGGCCAAGTCCATCCCGATCAACGCGCAGGTGCGGGCCGCCCTCGGCATCGAGGCCGGGGTGAAGAAGATGACCCCCGCCGACCTGATGCGGGTCATCCTCAGGGCCCCCGTCGACCTGCTGTGGAACGGCGGCATCGGCACGTACGTGAAGTCCTCGGCGGAGTCGCACGCCGACGTGGGCGACAAAGCCAACGACGCCATCCGGGTCAACGGCGAGGACCTGCGGGTCAAGGTCGTCGGCGAGGGCGGCAACCTCGGCCTGACCCAGCTGGGCCGGATCGAGTTCGCCACGGCCGGCGGGAAGATCAACACCGACGCGATCGACAACAGCGCCGGTGTGGACACCTCCGACCACGAGGTCAACATCAAGATCCTGCTCAACTCCGTCGTGGCCAACGGCGACATGACCGTCAAGCAGCGCAACAAGCTGCTGGCCGAGATGACCGACGAGGTCGGCGCGCTGGTGCTGCGCAACAACTACGCGCAGAACACCGCACTGGCCCTGGCACAGGCCCAGTCCTCCAGCATGCTCCACGCCCAGCAGCGCTTCATGCGCCGCCTGGTGCGCGACGGCGACCTCGACCGGGCGCTGGAGTTCCTGCCCACCGACCGGCAGATCCGTGAACGGCTGAACGCCGGCCGCGGCCTGACCCAGCCCGAGACCGCGGTGCTCCTGGCGTACACCAAGATCACCGTCTCCGAGTCGCTGATCCAGACCCAGCTGCCGGACGACCGCTACCTCGAACGGCTGCTGCACGCCTACTTCCCGTCGGCGCTGCACGACCGTTTCGCCGAGCAGGTCGACGGGCACGCGCTGCGCCGCGAGATCATCACGACGGTGCTGGTCAACGACACCGTCAACACCGGTGGGACGAGCTTCCTGCACCGGATGCGGGAGGAGACCGGAGCCTCCCTCGAAGAGGTCGTCAGGGCGCACACCGCGGCCCGCGCGATCTTCGGTCTCAACCAGGTCTGGGACGACGTCGAGGCGCTCGACAACATCGTCGCCGCCGACGTCCAGACCCGCATCCGGCTGCACTCGCGCCGGCTCGTCGAGCGCGGCACGCGCTGGCTGCTCAACAACCGCCCGCAGCCGCTGGAGCTGTCGGAGACCATCGAGTTCTTCGCCGAGCGGGTCGGGCAGGTCTGGTCGCAGCTGCCGAAGCTGCTGCAGGGCAGCGACCTGGAGTGGTTCCAGACGATCCTGGAGGAGCTCACCGGCGCGGGCGTGCCCGAGCCGCTGGCCGTCCAGGTGTCCGGCTTCTCCTCGGCCTTCCCGGCGCTGGACATCGTCGCCGTCGCGGACCGGATGGGCAAGGAGCCGCTGGAGGTCGCCGAGGTCTACTACGACCTGGGTGACCGGCTGCGGATCAACCAGCTCCTCGACCGCATCCTGGAGCTGCCGCGCAACGACCGCTGGCAGTCGATGGCCCGCGCCTCGATCCGCGAGGACCTCTTCGCGGCGCACGCGGCGCTGACCGCGGAGGTGCTGTCGGTGGGCAACGGCTCCTCGACGCCGGAGCAGCGGTTCAAGGCATGGGAAGAGGCCAACGCGGCGATCCTGAGCCGGGCCCGGGCGACGCTGGAGGAGATCCACGGTTCGGAGGGCTTCGACCTCGCGAACCTCTCCGTGGCCATGCGGACCATGCGGACGCTGCTGCGGTCGCACAGCTGA
- a CDS encoding ABC transporter ATP-binding protein, producing MAELLTERHDDIRPAQTADARIPTVIADDLHIVYRVYGTGAGRGSATAALNRIIRRKPSTGVREVHAVKGVSFTAYRGESIGLIGSNGSGKSTLLKAVAGLLPAERGKVYTHGQPSLLGVNAALMNDLTGEKNVVLGGLAMGMSREQIRERYDGIVDFSGINEKGDFISLPMRTYSSGMAARLRFSIAAAKDHDVLMIDEALATGDRAFQKRSEARIRELRKEAGTVFLVSHNNKSIRDTCDRVLWLERGELLMDGPTDEVIEAYERETGK from the coding sequence GTGGCTGAGCTTCTGACGGAACGACACGACGACATCCGGCCGGCGCAGACCGCCGACGCCCGGATCCCGACGGTGATCGCGGACGACCTGCACATCGTCTACCGCGTCTACGGCACCGGTGCGGGCCGGGGCAGTGCCACCGCGGCGCTGAACCGGATCATCCGCCGCAAGCCGTCCACCGGCGTGCGCGAGGTGCACGCGGTCAAGGGCGTGTCCTTCACCGCCTACCGCGGCGAGTCCATCGGCCTGATCGGCTCCAACGGCTCGGGCAAGTCCACGCTGCTCAAGGCGGTGGCCGGGCTGCTGCCCGCCGAGCGCGGCAAGGTCTACACCCACGGCCAGCCCTCGCTGCTGGGCGTCAACGCGGCCCTGATGAACGACCTGACCGGCGAGAAGAACGTCGTCCTCGGCGGTCTGGCCATGGGCATGTCGCGTGAGCAGATCCGCGAGCGCTACGACGGCATCGTCGACTTCTCCGGCATCAACGAGAAGGGCGACTTCATCTCGCTGCCGATGCGCACCTACTCCTCCGGCATGGCCGCCCGGCTGCGGTTCTCCATCGCCGCGGCCAAGGACCACGACGTGCTGATGATCGACGAGGCCCTGGCCACCGGCGACCGGGCCTTCCAGAAGCGCTCCGAGGCCCGCATCCGCGAGCTGCGCAAGGAAGCCGGCACGGTCTTCCTGGTCAGCCACAACAACAAGTCCATCCGCGACACCTGCGACCGCGTGCTGTGGCTGGAACGCGGCGAACTGCTGATGGACGGCCCCACCGACGAGGTCATCGAGGCATACGAGAGGGAGACGGGCAAGTAG